The genome window CATCCTGTGCTTTAGACTGTGCCTTTGGAAATATATTCAAATATATTGACATTTGACGGTTCAGTTCAATTTCTTTCTTGCCTTCTTGCCCTCGTCGGACTCCGGGTAACCGGCGGCCGCCTGGCTGTAAATTTCCGCGGCCAGTTCACTGTCTTTCAGCTTGTCCTCGGCCAGTTCGCCCGCCCGGTACAGGTAGCGCGGCGCCAGCGGGTTTTCCGGGAACAGTTCGGCCAGCTTGCGGTAGGCCTGGACGGCCCGGGCCATGTCGCCGGTGCGTTCCTCGTGGAGCTTGCCGAGGTGGATCAGCGCCTCTGCCGAGCGGGTCTGCTCCGGGTGTTCCTGCACGATCCGTTCGTAGAAAGCGGCTGCTTTCTGCGGGTCCTCCAGATGCTTCAGATAGACCCACGCGGCTTTCTCCCAGGCCTCGATCCGGATCTCGGGGTACGGAAAGCGGACGGCGGTGTCTTCGAGCTGCACAATCGCCTGCTCGTAACTTTTCTCGGCCAGGTCGACCTCGGCCAGCAGCAGCGAGGCGCGCGCCGCATCCATCGCGGCCGGGTACCGCTCCACAACCTCTCCCAGCGTAGTGCGGGCCATCTCGTAGTTCTTCAGCGGCCCCAGGTAGACCTCGCCGGCGCGCAGCAGCGCCAGCCCCACCGCTTCGCCGAACGGATCGACAATCGCCGCCGAGCGGTAGGCCAGCAGCGCCGAGCGCCATTTTTTCTGTAGCTGCTGCATGTCACCGATAATCACGCAAACCCTGTCGGCGCGCCAGGAGTAGCCGGCCCGGTAGAGGTAGTGGCGTCCCTGGTCGACCAGGTAGGAAGCCAGGTCCTTTACACTCGCATCGGCCAGCAGCAGCAGGAAGTCGAAATATCCCCGTTCACCACCCTCGGTTTCCACTCCGCGCTCCAGGATTCTCAGTACGTAATCCTGGAGGACTTCCAGCTTGTCGTCGGCAAACAGCGCGGTAATCCCGCGCCGCCTGCTGGAAGCCAGGGGATCGAGACGTTCTTGCGCCTGCCGGATAAGCGGGCTTTGCGGATAAACATACAGCAGCTTCAAATAGCTGGCAAGCGCAAGGGGTTTGTTTTTGCGGTGTTCGTACAGCGTTCCGGACATCCAGGCCAGGCTGTCGCCGTGCACTGTCCGAGGATAAAGCGCCCGGAAAACGACGAACTCTTCGAGCAGCGGCTCGGCGTAATTTTCACTCGATGCCTGGTACCTGCTGACAAGCAGCTGCCAGTATTCCTGCTGGGGCGGCACCGCCGCATTCGCCGCGGGAGGTGGAATCAGCGCCATGGCGGCGGCCACGAGAGCGGCCGGTATATATTTTTTAATAATTCCCCTGTACATGTCTGCCTCCGGTTATTGTACGTTATCCGCAGATTGTGCCGCATCGTTACCCGGCGTAAGTTGTTCGCCCGTCGTTTCCGGGTTGCGGGGGAAGCTGAAACGTAATGTAGTGCCGATGCCGGGGGTGCTGTCAACCTCGATCAGGCCCAGCAACACTTCGGTGAGCCGTTTGACAATTGTCAGGCCCAGGCCGGTGCCTCCGTAGCGACGGCTCAGGGAACCGTCACTCTGACGGAATGCATCGAAAATGTATGGTATTTCCCGTTCGGCTATCCCCTCGCCGGTATCGGAAACCTCCAGGCTCCAGAACTTCGGATCGGCCGATTCGCCGGCGGTAACGGTCACGCTGCCGTTGTCGGTGAACTTGATCGCATTGTCGACAGCGGCCTGCAAGACCTGGCTCAGCAGCTTGCGGTCTGTCGAGACCGTACCGATTCGGTCAACCGTCGAGAAACTCAGGCCCTTGCGCCGCAGAGAGGGTTCGAACACGGCCCCGGTTTCATCGAGCAGAGCCTGGAGTTCGACCTCGCGGAACTCGGGAACGATTTTTTCGAACTCGAGTTTGGCGTAGTCTAGAATCCGGTTGATCCTTTCCAGCAGGTTCTTGCTGTTCTCGTCGATTATCAGGATACTTTTCTGCTGTTTCTCATTGAGCGGTCCCTGGTTCTGCTCGCGCAGCAGGCGGCAGAAACCGAGAATCGAGTTCAGGGGTGTTTTAAGTTCGTGGCTGAACGAGGCGAGGAATTCGTTTTTCAGCCGCACGGCTTCCTCCAGACCCGCTTTACTGCGGGCCAGTTCGCGGTTGGAGCGATTCAGGGAAGCAGTCCGCTCGGCCACTTTCTGTTCCAGCAGTTCGGCGGTCTGTTCCGCTTTACGGCGAGCCTGGATGATCGACGGGATCCACAGAAAGAACCCGTAGGCCAGGAAGAAAAACCCGAACAGGCGGAAAAACACCTCCCGGATCAATTCCAGGTTTCTGCTATCCGGCTGACCGAGAACCTTCGCGGCGGCAGGCAGGTAGGACAGCAGCCCGATTACCGGTTCGAGCAGCAGCAGCAGGAATCCGCCCAGGATTGAATACCAGCCGCTGCCGGTTATTTCAGGGTGGCGGATACTGTTGGCCAGCAGGAAACCCAGCACCGTAACCATGATCACCACTCGGATCACAACCAGGGCCACCGCGGAATTAAGGACCGAGATGAACAGGTTGGCCGTGATTACGAGGTTAATTGCCAGGATAACCAGGAACACGAGCCTCATGGCGTTGTGGCCCGACTCGTATTTCATGTCCTGCCCGTTTGTATCCAAGGCAATCTCCTCCGCTCCGGGTTGCGTCACGCCGGGTATTCAGCGGTCTCCGGCTGCCGTAAGAATGTCAGACCCTGCTTCGCACATCTTATTCAGGGGGCCGGGAGATTCAATTATACAGGTAAAGAGTGCCATAATCCAGATTTTGAAAACGAGTTCGCAGATGGTTGATTTTTCTGGATTTGCGGTTTATGTTAAATATGATATTTTTACCAATCCGGCCAGAAAAAGATGTTTCCACGGCTGATGCTTCCAGTGTGGAGGGGAATTCGGATATGTCCAGGTTCAAGGCAAGCGGAGAGATCACCAGAACGGTAATCCTCGGTACGCTTGCCTCCGGCCAGCTGCACGGTTATGAAATCAAGAAGCGGATCATGGAAACGCTTGGCGAAAGCGCGGATATCAATTTTGGCTCGATTTACTACGGTCTCAAAAGCCTGACAGACAACGGTCTGGTAGATCATATCCGCGATGAGCCGGGCAAGGGCAGCCCCGAGCGCTCGATCTACAGGATAACCGCCAAAGGACGGAAAGCGCTGGCTGAACTCGTGGAAAATTGCATCTCCGAGCGCAGGGTACCGCTCCAGGCGCTGGAGGCGGGCCTGAATTTCATGGACCGGCTGGCGCGCGACAAGTTGAAAAGCATCCTGCGGGAGCGCTATGAAAACTTGAACGGTATCTACGAGGAAGAGCTGGCGCAGGAACAGGACGGCGGCATGGGCGATGCGGCCAGGATTATCAGGGAATACCGCCTGTACCAGCTCGGCGCAGAGGTCCACTGGCTGAAAAACGTGCTGCCGACGCTCTAGAAGCGTGTTGAAAAAACACTCTTCTATAACTTCCAACCGGCTTAAGGCTCAGCCCCCCCGCGCACGAACCGCGCTATCCCGTCGTAATAACTCTCTCCCAGCACCAGGTGAAGGTTAAGGTGGCCGCCGCCCTCGACCCGGCGAAAAACCACGACTGGTGGGCCGCTAACCGTTTCGGCCAGTTTCTCCCCCAGCGAAAACGGCACCACGCTGTCGTCAGTGCCATGCAGAATCATCACCGGCGCTTTGACTTTCCGCAGGTTTTCCGCCACGGGCCAGCGGTAGCGGGCGGCGAAATGCAGGGGCAGCAGGCCGAACAGCCTGCGGGCCATCCCGGCGCCGCTGCTGAAAGAGCCCTCGATCACCACGGACCCCACCGGAAATCGGGCCGCCAGCCAGGCGACGGGCGCTCCGCCCAGGGAGCGGCCGAATAACACGATCCTCTCGGGCCGGATAGCGAGCTCACCGGC of Candidatus Glassbacteria bacterium contains these proteins:
- a CDS encoding tetratricopeptide repeat protein, encoding MYRGIIKKYIPAALVAAAMALIPPPAANAAVPPQQEYWQLLVSRYQASSENYAEPLLEEFVVFRALYPRTVHGDSLAWMSGTLYEHRKNKPLALASYLKLLYVYPQSPLIRQAQERLDPLASSRRRGITALFADDKLEVLQDYVLRILERGVETEGGERGYFDFLLLLADASVKDLASYLVDQGRHYLYRAGYSWRADRVCVIIGDMQQLQKKWRSALLAYRSAAIVDPFGEAVGLALLRAGEVYLGPLKNYEMARTTLGEVVERYPAAMDAARASLLLAEVDLAEKSYEQAIVQLEDTAVRFPYPEIRIEAWEKAAWVYLKHLEDPQKAAAFYERIVQEHPEQTRSAEALIHLGKLHEERTGDMARAVQAYRKLAELFPENPLAPRYLYRAGELAEDKLKDSELAAEIYSQAAAGYPESDEGKKARKKLN
- a CDS encoding PadR family transcriptional regulator encodes the protein MLNMIFLPIRPEKDVSTADASSVEGNSDMSRFKASGEITRTVILGTLASGQLHGYEIKKRIMETLGESADINFGSIYYGLKSLTDNGLVDHIRDEPGKGSPERSIYRITAKGRKALAELVENCISERRVPLQALEAGLNFMDRLARDKLKSILRERYENLNGIYEEELAQEQDGGMGDAARIIREYRLYQLGAEVHWLKNVLPTL
- a CDS encoding alpha/beta hydrolase; translated protein: MLLHKSILLALASVGAVLLVLALLVRLLENSLTFHPMSRLELTPDDYRLDYREIRLDTGEEGVSLHGWYFAPTDGDLPVLLVCHGNAGNISHRLEWLVPFLGRGWGAVLFDYRGFGLSTGRPSEQGLNRDAKCIYEFMAGELAIRPERIVLFGRSLGGAPVAWLAARFPVGSVVIEGSFSSGAGMARRLFGLLPLHFAARYRWPVAENLRKVKAPVMILHGTDDSVVPFSLGEKLAETVSGPPVVVFRRVEGGGHLNLHLVLGESYYDGIARFVRGGAEP